From the genome of Streptomyces sp. NBC_01317, one region includes:
- a CDS encoding acylneuraminate cytidylyltransferase, with protein sequence MNAVLAVIPARGGSKGVPAKNLAPVGGVPLVVRAVRACLAARHVTDVVVSTDDAAIADVARTAGAEVVLRPAAIAGDTATSEAAVLHAMDAYHAMRGVTAEVVLLVQCTSPFITAEDLDGVVTALTEDGADSALTVAPTHGFIWRDDRTGSTERDGYGVNHDKANRPRRQDRPQEYLETGAAYAMRAAGFRAAQHRFFGRTALVTTDPARVLEIDDPHDLARARALAPLLDPAALPVHDDIDAVVLDFDGTQTDDKVLIDSDGREMVAVHRGDGLGIAALRRSGLELLILSTEQNPVVAARARKLQVPVLHGIDRKDLALKQWCDEHGIAPERVLYVGNDVNDLGCFGLVGWPVAVASAHDAVRAAARAVTTTPGGEGAIREIAAWLLGPGLHVPSPQEKTPTSHALRPNDTPHTINAHDK encoded by the coding sequence ATGAACGCCGTCCTCGCCGTGATCCCCGCCCGAGGGGGATCCAAGGGCGTGCCCGCCAAGAACCTCGCCCCCGTCGGCGGAGTCCCGCTGGTCGTCCGCGCGGTCCGCGCCTGCCTCGCCGCCCGGCACGTCACCGACGTCGTCGTCTCCACGGACGACGCGGCGATCGCCGACGTCGCCAGGACCGCCGGCGCCGAGGTCGTGCTGCGCCCCGCCGCGATCGCGGGGGACACCGCGACCAGCGAGGCGGCGGTCCTGCACGCGATGGACGCGTACCACGCGATGCGCGGAGTCACCGCCGAGGTCGTGCTGCTGGTGCAGTGCACCAGCCCGTTCATCACGGCGGAAGACCTCGACGGCGTCGTGACGGCCCTCACCGAGGACGGCGCCGACTCCGCCCTGACCGTCGCGCCCACCCACGGCTTCATCTGGCGCGACGACCGCACGGGCAGCACCGAGCGCGACGGCTACGGCGTCAACCACGACAAGGCCAACCGCCCCCGCCGCCAGGACCGGCCCCAGGAATACCTGGAGACCGGCGCCGCCTACGCGATGCGCGCCGCCGGATTCCGCGCGGCCCAGCACCGCTTCTTCGGCCGCACCGCGCTCGTCACCACCGACCCCGCCCGGGTCCTGGAGATCGACGACCCGCACGACCTGGCACGCGCCCGCGCCCTCGCGCCGCTCCTCGACCCGGCCGCGCTGCCCGTCCACGACGACATCGACGCCGTCGTCCTCGACTTCGACGGGACCCAGACCGACGACAAGGTCCTCATCGACTCCGACGGCCGCGAAATGGTCGCCGTACACCGGGGCGACGGCCTCGGCATCGCCGCGCTGCGCCGCTCCGGGCTGGAACTGCTCATCCTCTCCACCGAGCAGAACCCCGTCGTCGCGGCCCGCGCCCGCAAACTCCAGGTCCCCGTCCTGCACGGCATCGACCGCAAGGACCTGGCGCTCAAGCAGTGGTGCGACGAGCACGGCATCGCGCCCGAGCGCGTGCTGTACGTCGGCAACGACGTCAACGACCTCGGCTGCTTCGGCCTCGTCGGCTGGCCGGTGGCCGTCGCGAGCGCCCATGACGCCGTACGCGCCGCGGCGCGTGCCGTCACCACGACTCCGGGCGGCGAAGGGGCGATCCGTGAGATCGCCGCCTGGTTGCTGGGACCGGGACTCCACGTCCCGTCCCCGCAGGAGAAGACCCCCACGTCTCACGCTCTCCGCCCGAACGACACCCCCCACACGATCAACGCCCACGACAAGTAA
- a CDS encoding DUF6716 putative glycosyltransferase, with protein sequence MPSRTSPAVRVAVLADSDTRWKWGALTARRIAPEDRSVELSGFLLRGRATPTARQLAEVGADADALREMTGTAFLKTLREEPYDIVVLALVGGAVQAMLHGIAALGLPDRPLVVTGYVGVVYEKLADGLLLRHGADVVLANSRYDAKRFREVYEGVGADASSVTEAALPFLAGERYVPEEGRDTVVFAAQPSVPVSRADRTYVLKRLVEHARLHPRREVLLKLRSKPGEQTTHIEEFPYQKLAERLPGGLPPNFQLVYGHMGEVLDRTDLLVTVSSTAALESLHRRIPTAILTDLGIREPLGNHHFIGSGCLASWDQLDGGYRPKADVVWADRQGVAADGAYESAFDQARAHVAQLLAEPGLPPLRPYYTATTAPGYLPPLLARYHLAADGTPLPGTRAESSDDSRMRRAVREAVRGAARGAYRHGVQRVAPVIRRMGEL encoded by the coding sequence GTGCCATCACGTACCAGTCCAGCGGTCCGGGTCGCGGTGCTCGCCGACTCCGACACCCGGTGGAAATGGGGCGCGCTGACCGCGCGCCGCATCGCCCCGGAAGACCGCTCCGTCGAGCTCAGCGGGTTCCTGCTGCGCGGCCGAGCCACGCCCACCGCCCGACAGCTCGCCGAGGTCGGGGCGGACGCCGATGCCCTGCGCGAGATGACCGGTACCGCCTTCCTGAAGACCCTGCGCGAGGAGCCGTACGACATCGTCGTCCTGGCCCTCGTCGGCGGAGCCGTCCAGGCCATGCTCCACGGCATAGCGGCCCTCGGCCTGCCGGACCGGCCCCTGGTCGTCACCGGCTACGTCGGGGTCGTCTACGAGAAGCTCGCCGACGGACTGCTGCTGCGCCACGGCGCCGACGTCGTCCTCGCCAACTCCCGCTACGACGCCAAGCGCTTCCGCGAGGTGTACGAAGGGGTCGGCGCCGACGCCTCCTCCGTCACCGAAGCGGCCCTGCCCTTCCTCGCCGGCGAGCGGTACGTCCCCGAGGAGGGCCGCGACACCGTCGTCTTCGCCGCGCAGCCGTCCGTACCGGTGAGCCGCGCCGACCGTACGTACGTGCTCAAGCGCCTCGTCGAGCACGCCCGGCTGCACCCCCGCCGCGAGGTGCTCCTCAAGCTGCGCAGCAAGCCCGGCGAGCAGACGACGCACATCGAGGAGTTCCCGTACCAGAAGCTCGCCGAGCGCCTGCCCGGCGGCCTGCCGCCCAACTTCCAGCTCGTGTACGGGCACATGGGCGAGGTCCTGGACCGTACGGACCTCCTGGTCACCGTCTCCTCGACGGCCGCGCTCGAATCGCTGCACCGGCGCATCCCCACCGCGATCCTCACCGACCTCGGCATCCGTGAGCCGCTGGGCAACCACCACTTCATCGGCTCCGGCTGCCTCGCGTCCTGGGACCAGCTGGACGGCGGATACCGCCCGAAGGCCGACGTCGTCTGGGCGGACCGGCAGGGTGTCGCCGCCGACGGCGCGTACGAATCGGCCTTCGACCAGGCCCGCGCGCACGTCGCGCAGCTGCTCGCCGAGCCCGGACTGCCGCCGCTGCGCCCGTACTACACGGCCACCACCGCACCCGGCTACCTGCCGCCCCTGCTCGCCCGCTACCACCTGGCGGCCGACGGGACACCCCTCCCGGGCACCAGGGCCGAGTCGAGCGACGACTCCCGGATGCGGCGCGCGGTGCGCGAAGCCGTACGGGGAGCGGCGCGCGGCGCGTACCGGCACGGCGTGCAGCGCGTGGCCCCCGTCATCCGCCGCATGGGCGAGCTGTGA
- a CDS encoding N-acetylneuraminate synthase family protein has translation MSTDATSRLRTLGTRTAGPGRPVYVTGEIGINHNGELDNALALIDVAADAGCDAVKFQKRTPEICTPRDQWDIERDTPWGRMTYIDYRHRVEFGEDEYRTIDEHCKKRGIDWFASPWDTEAVAFLEKFDVPAHKVASASLTDDELLRALRATGRTVILSTGMSTPKQIRHAVEVLGSDNILLCHATSTYPAKAEELNLRVINTLQAEYPNVPIGYSGHETGLQTTLAAVALGAAFVERHITLDRAMWGSDQAASVEPQGLQRLVRDIRTIEASLGDGVKKVYESELGPMKKLRRVAGVVAESTEPVSV, from the coding sequence ATGAGCACCGACGCCACCTCCCGCCTGCGCACCCTCGGCACGCGGACCGCCGGCCCCGGTCGCCCCGTCTATGTCACGGGTGAGATCGGCATCAACCACAACGGCGAGCTGGACAACGCCCTCGCCCTGATCGACGTCGCCGCCGACGCGGGCTGCGACGCGGTCAAGTTCCAGAAGCGCACCCCGGAGATCTGCACCCCGCGCGACCAGTGGGACATCGAGCGCGACACCCCCTGGGGCCGGATGACGTACATCGACTACCGCCACCGCGTCGAGTTCGGCGAGGACGAGTACCGCACGATCGACGAGCACTGCAAGAAGCGCGGCATCGACTGGTTCGCCTCCCCGTGGGACACCGAGGCCGTCGCCTTCCTGGAGAAGTTCGACGTCCCCGCCCACAAGGTCGCCTCCGCGTCCCTCACCGACGACGAGCTGCTGCGCGCCCTGCGCGCCACCGGCCGTACGGTCATCCTCTCCACCGGCATGTCGACGCCGAAGCAGATCCGCCACGCGGTCGAGGTCCTCGGCAGCGACAACATCCTGCTCTGCCACGCCACGTCGACGTACCCGGCCAAGGCCGAGGAGCTGAACCTCCGCGTCATCAACACCCTCCAGGCGGAGTACCCGAACGTCCCGATCGGCTACAGCGGCCACGAGACCGGTCTCCAGACCACCCTCGCCGCCGTCGCCCTCGGCGCCGCGTTCGTCGAGCGCCACATCACCCTCGACCGCGCGATGTGGGGCTCCGACCAGGCCGCCTCCGTCGAGCCGCAGGGCCTCCAGCGCCTCGTCCGTGACATCCGCACGATCGAGGCGTCCCTCGGTGACGGTGTCAAGAAGGTGTACGAGTCGGAGCTCGGCCCGATGAAGAAGCTCCGCCGTGTTGCGGGCGTCGTCGCCGAGTCCACCGAGCCGGTCTCGGTCTGA
- a CDS encoding glycosyltransferase family 2 protein: MVKLSVVVPFYNVQTYALETLRSLRANAREDFEFLLVDDCSSDGTPEILERAERDLPGAVLLRHEKNGGLATARNTGIDAARGEYVTFLDGDDWAAPGYYSQLVTAAEALGCDFVRTDHVQFTGRARTVHRVPVGRHGEVLNPRDAILPAHRTTSVDYAYAWAGIYHRRIVDRGLVHFTHGLRTAEDRPWIWRLHREAESFAAVGLLGVFYRRGVASSLTQIGDVRQLDFIRAFDEVIEETAKDADADRFLSKAVRTYCAIIAHHLGAKERFEPAVAKKLRSLSAAALKRLPQDILKEALDSMDFERSERLRRLGKRSMSAAKAAA; the protein is encoded by the coding sequence GTGGTCAAGCTCTCTGTTGTCGTGCCGTTCTACAACGTGCAGACATATGCCCTCGAAACACTGAGAAGCCTGCGGGCCAACGCCCGTGAGGACTTCGAGTTCCTCCTCGTGGACGACTGTTCGTCCGACGGAACTCCCGAAATACTCGAACGGGCGGAGCGTGATCTTCCGGGAGCGGTGCTCCTCAGACATGAGAAGAACGGCGGTCTGGCCACCGCGCGCAACACGGGCATCGACGCGGCCCGCGGCGAGTACGTGACGTTCCTGGACGGGGACGACTGGGCGGCGCCCGGCTACTACTCCCAGCTGGTGACCGCCGCCGAGGCCCTGGGCTGTGACTTCGTCCGTACGGATCATGTCCAGTTCACCGGCAGGGCCCGTACGGTCCACCGGGTCCCGGTCGGCCGGCACGGCGAGGTCCTGAACCCCCGCGACGCGATCCTGCCCGCCCACCGCACCACGTCCGTCGACTACGCCTACGCGTGGGCGGGGATCTACCACCGCCGCATCGTCGACCGGGGCCTGGTGCACTTCACGCACGGGCTGCGCACCGCCGAGGACCGGCCGTGGATCTGGCGGCTGCACCGCGAGGCGGAGTCCTTCGCGGCCGTCGGGCTGCTCGGGGTGTTCTACCGGCGCGGGGTGGCGTCGTCGCTGACCCAGATCGGGGACGTACGCCAGCTCGACTTCATCCGGGCCTTCGACGAGGTGATCGAGGAGACGGCGAAGGACGCCGACGCCGACCGGTTCCTGTCCAAGGCCGTGCGCACCTATTGCGCGATCATCGCCCACCACCTGGGGGCGAAAGAACGGTTCGAACCGGCGGTGGCGAAAAAGCTGCGTTCCCTGAGCGCCGCCGCCCTGAAACGGCTTCCCCAGGACATTTTGAAAGAAGCACTGGATTCGATGGACTTCGAGCGCTCGGAGCGGCTGCGCCGCCTGGGCAAGCGATCCATGTCGGCCGCGAAGGCGGCCGCGTGA
- a CDS encoding polysialyltransferase family glycosyltransferase, whose product MVTSPFVTGARETTQIFCVSTLYGAATLAAAIDAGLYRPAGRRLLVVSNNAGTPELTPSVSDMPGFARLRRRFDDLVSWNETIAPFHPAVWEPRPDDLPLWERHLRLAWGLGDDDLQLIVESIQVNPAQAIAQILGGASMEVYADGLMSYGPTRSKIDPLIGGRVRRLLHLDLVPGLTPRLLTEFGVEPELVPTDAFVHVLDELADAEEQFETPAVAPALLLGQYLSALGILTEREEEELHVRMVKGAAALGHTRVIFKPHPAAPAVWSRLLESEAESAGVELTVLDSPVLAEVLFRRIKPALVVGCFSTALFTASAFYGLPVARVGTDILLDRLAPYQNSNRVPITIVDALLPPLDDRGTHRPDPHLPGLLAAVGFAMQPQIYPELRGEAEAYLSRHLDERTWRYFKRRRLTGLGLPGGVPAQLARLPRNATARRMVRRAKKLRRTVLRGD is encoded by the coding sequence ATGGTGACCTCGCCTTTTGTGACCGGTGCGCGGGAGACGACGCAGATCTTCTGCGTGTCCACGCTGTACGGGGCCGCGACGCTGGCCGCCGCGATCGACGCGGGGCTCTACCGGCCGGCCGGGCGTCGGCTGCTGGTCGTCAGCAACAACGCCGGTACGCCCGAACTCACCCCGTCCGTCAGCGACATGCCGGGCTTCGCGCGACTGCGCCGCCGCTTCGACGACCTGGTGTCGTGGAACGAGACCATCGCGCCCTTCCACCCGGCCGTCTGGGAGCCCCGCCCCGACGACCTGCCCCTCTGGGAGCGCCACCTGCGGCTCGCGTGGGGGCTCGGTGACGACGACCTCCAGCTGATCGTGGAGTCGATCCAGGTCAACCCCGCGCAGGCCATCGCGCAGATCCTCGGCGGCGCCTCGATGGAGGTGTACGCGGACGGGCTGATGAGTTACGGCCCCACCCGCTCCAAGATCGACCCGCTGATCGGCGGGCGGGTGCGCAGGCTGCTGCACCTCGACCTCGTGCCGGGGCTCACCCCCCGGCTCCTCACCGAGTTCGGCGTCGAGCCGGAGCTGGTGCCGACGGACGCGTTCGTCCACGTGCTGGACGAACTCGCCGACGCGGAGGAGCAGTTCGAGACTCCGGCGGTGGCTCCCGCCCTCCTCCTGGGCCAGTACCTCTCGGCGCTCGGCATCCTCACCGAGCGCGAGGAGGAGGAGCTGCACGTACGGATGGTGAAGGGCGCGGCGGCCCTCGGGCACACCCGGGTGATCTTCAAGCCGCATCCGGCCGCGCCCGCGGTCTGGTCGCGGCTGCTGGAGAGCGAGGCGGAGAGCGCCGGGGTCGAACTGACCGTCCTCGACTCCCCCGTACTGGCCGAGGTGCTGTTCCGGCGGATCAAGCCGGCGCTGGTGGTGGGGTGCTTCTCCACCGCCCTGTTCACGGCGTCCGCGTTCTACGGCCTGCCGGTGGCGCGGGTCGGCACCGACATCCTGCTGGACCGGCTGGCCCCGTACCAGAACAGCAACCGGGTGCCGATCACCATCGTGGACGCGCTGCTGCCGCCGCTGGACGACCGGGGCACGCACCGCCCTGACCCCCACCTGCCGGGACTGCTGGCGGCCGTGGGCTTCGCGATGCAGCCGCAGATATACCCGGAGCTGCGGGGCGAGGCGGAGGCGTACCTCTCCCGGCACCTGGACGAGCGGACGTGGCGCTACTTCAAGCGGCGCCGGCTGACCGGGCTCGGCCTGCCGGGCGGGGTGCCGGCCCAGCTGGCGCGGCTGCCCCGCAACGCGACGGCCCGGCGGATGGTGCGCCGGGCGAAGAAGCTGCGCAGGACGGTCCTGCGCGGGGACTGA